The Spirochaetaceae bacterium DNA segment GTTCGTCTGGCAGTGGCGGCGGCCGTCTCGCAGGTCTACGAAGAACGAGCCGCGGCCCGCCGCAAGGTGTCCGACACGCCAGAGGCTCACTCCGCGCCAGCGCGCGTATCCATCGGCAAGTGTAACCAGTATTCGATCCGGGGCAATCATGCCTCATGTTGAGGCACATAAACCACGCTCGTCAATAGGGCACGTGTACTACACTACAGGGAACGTATGACCTACTCGGATACCATACTGGCCGCCCTGGCTCGTAGCGGGCGCTCGGGCCGGGAAGTGTCGTTGGCCGCCGTAGGTCATGAGAGCGCGATACGCAGCATCAAGCGCGGCATGGACGTGCGCGCCTCCACTCTCGCGGCGTTGTGCGACGAGTTGGGGTTGGAGTTCTACGTCGGTCCGCCACGGCCCCGCGAGGCACGCGGCTATGACGCCGCCATCCGCGAGCGGGAGCCGCCGCCGCCGTGGCTGACGCAACTCACCAACGACCTGCACAACGAGATCGAATCGCTCCGCGATGCCCTCGTCGGTGTCCCGACCGCGTTCCGGGATGACGGCCGCGCCGTCGACGTGGCGTGGCTGGCGGAGGCACGCGACGTGCCCGGCGTACGCTGCCTCGCCTGTTACGACGTGCACGCGGGCGACGGCGGCGCTGCGCTGCTCGACGACTCCACGCTGGTCGGCTTCCTTGCCTTCCACCGGAGCTGGCTCGACCGCCATCGGCTCGACGCCGCGCAGTGCGCAATCGTGCGGGTGCGCGGGGAGTCGATGGCTCCCTCGTTGAACGAAGGCTCGACCATCCTGGTCAACCTGGCGCAGCGTCGGCGGCAGCCGGACGGCGTGTTCCTGATCCGTACCGCCGACGGGCTGGTCGTCCGGCAAATCCGCCGCGGGGACGACGGCGGGTGGCAGATTGCCCGCAACCACCCCACTCACGCGGCACGGGCATGGCCCGCGGGCGCCAAGGTCGTCGGGCAGGTGCGATGGGGCACGAGAACCTTCTGATGAGCGGTATCCTCTCCGGTCGTTGCATCCCGTAGCGGTAACCCGCCCTTGCCGGGCGACCGGCGCGGGTAGATGCGGCACGCCGTTTCGGCTGATGCTGGCGGCCATGGAAGCGCGATTGCTCCTCGACGTGGCGGGCTGGATCGGCATGGCCGGCCTGCTGTCCGCCTACTGGCTGGTATCGACGAACCGGGTGCGCGGCACCTCGCGCCTGTACCAGACGCTGAACGTGATCGGCGCCGGCGGCCTGCTGGCCAACACCTTCTACTACCGCGCCTACCCCGCGGCCGCACTGAATTCCGTGTGGCTGGCCATCGCGGTCATCGCCTACGTGCGCGCGGTCGTGCGCCGCCGCGGCGGTCTGACCTGAGAAACGAACGGAGGGTGGGCCCGGCGCCGGCGGTTGCGGGCGCTACCGGGTCGGCTGCGTCAGGATCTCGTCGCCGAACATCGACAGCACGAGTTGCCCGTCCTCCGGCTCCACGTACGGAATGGCGATCGGGCCGCCGGGGTGTTTGGTCTGCAGTACCGTGCGCGTCTCTCCCGGAGTGATCACCTCCAGCTTCAGGTCCACCAGGATGGGGTACTTCGGCAGCGAAGACTCCACCAGGCCGAACACCATCCCCTCCTCGACCTCGCCGGGCACCGTCATCTCCAGTTGCACAATGGAGCTGTAGGGTATCTCCTGGCCTGCCGGCGGCGACTGCGAGACGATGCTGCCGGGCGGGTCGCCTTCGCGCGCCGCCCGCATCCGGAACACGAACGGCAGGTTGAGCGCGGCCAGCTCGTCGCGCACCTCCAATGCGGGCCGCCCCACGTAGTCGCCCAGTTCGATCAGGTCTCCGCCCGGGCCCTTGCTCACCACCAGTTCCAGCATCATCTCGCCCACCACCGGCGTGTCGGCGGGCGGGTTCTGCACCAGGATGGTGCCCGCGGGCGCGGGGTCGGTGATCCGGGCCACCGGTTCGCGAATCTTGATCAGCGCCCGATAGGAGGCGAACGCGGTCTGCAGCTCCAGGCGCACCTCCTCCAGGTCGCGCCCGACGTAGTGGCCGACCCGGTCGACGATGGGACCCTGGCTGACCACCAGCAGCACGGGCCGGCCCGCCTTCACCAGCGTCCCGGCCTGCGGATCCTGTTCGATAACCTGCCACTTCGGGTGATCGGAGGAAAACCGTCCCTCCACCCGGGGCGCCAACGCCTTCTCCTGCAGCAACACCAGCGCATCGAGCAGGTCGTCGGCGATCACGTCGGGCACCAGGGTCTGCTCCTCTCCGCGCACCACGACGAAGAACGCTACCAGTCCGCTGGCCACCAGCAGCGCGCTGACCGCAACGGTGAACAGGAACCCGCCCCGACCGGAACGGCGGCGATCCGGCGCGCTACTCACCGAGCCGTGCACCGGCGATGCCGGGATGGCCGTTGGCGAATGCCTGCCAGTGCAGCGGCTTCTTGCCGTGGAGCTGCAATTCCCGCACCCACAGGCCCTGCCGCCCGGCGCGCACCAGGATACCGCGCCGCTTGTCCACGGCCACCACCTCGCCCGGCGCACCGGCGGGCAGCGCCGTACCACTCTCGGCGGGCGCCGCCGCCAGGATGGTCAGCCCGCGGCCCGACCAGGTGGTGTACGCCCGCGGCCACGGCTGGTACGCGCGCACCGCCCGCTCGATCGCCGTCGCCGGCTGCCGCCAGTCGATCCGCCCCTGTTCCTTGGCCAGCAGTCCGCACCAGGTCGCCGCCGACTCGTCCTGCGGACGCGCCCTCTCGCGTCCCGCGGCTATCGCGTCCACCGCCTCGCGCAGGAGTTCCGCGCCGATGCGCGCCAGCCGCGTCGCCAGCGACGCGCTGGTGTCGGTCGGCCGCAACGCGACCTCGCGCTGCACGAGTATGTCGCCCGCGTCCACCGCGGCGGCCAGGCGCTGCACCGTGACGCCGGTACGCTCCATGCCGGCGAGAATGGCCGCGGGAATGGGCGCGGGACCGCGCAGCTCCGGGAGCAGCGACGGATGCACGTTGACGCCGCCGCGGGGGAACAGGTCCAGGAAGTAGGGACGGAAGATCTTGCCATACGCCACTGCCACCAGGAGGTCGGGCTGCAGCGCGGAGAGCTCGGCACTGAACGAGCGACCGATGCGGTCCGGCTGCAGCACCGGCAGCCCGCGTTCGGCGGCGCGCCGCTTCACCGGCGGCGCCTGCGGCGTGCCGCGCCGCCCGGCGGGCCGGTCGGGGGCGGTCAGGACGGCACACAGCTCTTCGCGGGCGAGGACATCGAACGCCGGGACGGCGAATTCCGGCGTGCCGGCAAACACGATACGCACCGCGTCAGTCAGCGTCCTCGACACTCGCCTCCGCGCCCTCGGCGTACTCCCGGCACACCCGCTCGCGTTCCTCGTCGCTGAGGTGGTCAATGAACAAGGTGCCGTTCAGATGATCGAGTTCGTGCTGGATCACGCGCGCGAGCATCCCCTCGGCCTCCAGGGAAAACAACCGCCCGCGCCGGTTGCGCGCCTGCACGCGGACATGGGCCGGCCGCTCCACGTCGGCGCGCGGACCGGGGATACTCAGGCAGCCTTCTTCGCGGCTCTCGATCTCGATGCCGGTGCGGACGATCTCGGGGTTGATGAATACCCGTTCGCGATCTTCGGGCGCCCGGGTCACGAACAGCCGCACCATCCGGTTCACCTGGGTCGCGGCGAGACCGATGCCTTCATGGTGCTTCATCACGGCCAGCATGTCGTCGGCGAGGCGGCGCAACTCGGGAGTCACCTCCGGCACCGGATCGGCACGCCGGCGGAGCGCCGGATGGCCAAGCGTGACAACTTCAAGCATGGACAACTTCAAGCATGGACGAGCGATAACATGGCGAACGCGCGCCGCGATTGTCAAACGGGGAGTCCACACGCGCTACAGCACCGACGTCGGATCCACGTCGATCTCCAGGTGGGTGCCGGCGGGTGATTTGAAGGTGAGCCACGCGCGCTTCACCCACCGGTGCAGCGGGCCGATGGTGCGATGGCGCAGCAGCAGGTGGAACCGGTAGCTGCCGGCAATGCGCTCGATCGGGCACTCTACCGGACCGAGCATCTCGCCATCCGCGGCCGCGCCGCGGCCACGTTCCAGGTGCTCGGAGAAGCTGGTGGCCGCGGCATGCGCGCGCTGCTTGCTGCGCGACCGGAACACCAGCCGGATGAGGCGGGCGAACGGCGGGAACCCGGTGTCGCGGCGCGTGGCGATCTCGCGCCGGTAGAACTCGTCGCTGCGTCCCTCCACCGCCAGCCGGATGGCGGGACGGTCCGCCTGGTACGTCTGCACCAGCACGCGGCCGTCGGGCAGCGAGCGCCCGGCGCGGCCGGCGACCTGCACGATCAGGTTGAAGGTACGCTCGGCGGCGCGGAAGTCGGGCAGGTGCAGGCCGGTGTCGGCGTTGATGATGCCGACCAGCCGGACGGCGGGGAAGTTGAGCCCCTTGGCCACCATCTGGGTGCCGACCAGCACGTCCACCGCGCCGCTGCGAAACCGGCTGAGCACGTCGCGCAGTTCGCCCCGGTCGCGCAACGCGTCGGTGTCCAGGCGCTGCACGCGCACTCCCGGCAGCGCCGCGGCCAGCTCCTCTTCGACCCGCTGCGTGCCGAATCCGCCGTAGCCGATGTCCAGCGAGGCGCACTCCGGACACACGCGCAGTGGCGCTGTCCGGTAGCCGCAGTAGTGGCACAGCATCACGCGGCTCGCCTTGTGATAGGTGAGGCTCACCGAGCAGCGCACGCAACGCATCTCGAAGCCGCAGCTCCGGCAGTGAAAGAAGTAGGAGAACCCGCGCCGGTTCAGAAACAGGATCGACTGGCGTCCGGCCGCCGCCGCCGAGCGGATCTCGTCCACCAGCCGCTCCGACAGCGGACCCGGGCGGCCCTTCATCTCCACCACCTCGACCGACGGCATGCGCGCCCCGCCCGGCCGGCGGGTCAGGTCAAGGCGGCGCAGCACGCCGCGCCGCATGTGGTGCAGCGCCTCCAGCGACGGCGTCGCGCTGCCCATCACCAGGGTGGCGCCCTCGGAGGAACAGCGGTGCATCGCCACCTGGCGGGCGTGGTAGCGCGGCGTGGCGCCCGCCTTGTAGGAGGTCTCATGCTCCTCGTCGATCACCAGCAGCCCGAGGTTGCGCAGTGGTGCGAACACCGCGCTGCGCGCCCCGATCACCACGCGTGCCGCGCCGCGGCGGATGCGGGTCCACTGCTGCAGCCGCTGCGACGGCGTGAGTGCGGAGTGGATCACCGCCACCCGGTCGCCGAACACGTCGCCGAACTGATCCACCACCTGGTGGGTCAGGGCGATCTCCGGCACCAGGTAGATCACGCCGCGTCCGGCCGCCACCACGCGCTTCGCGGCGGCCATGAATACCGCCGTCTTGCCGGATCCGGTCACACCGCGCAGGTAGAAGCGCGGCGGCTGCGCGCCGCCGGCGGCATGCCGGGCGTCCGGCGCCGTCAGCGCCGCCACCGCGTGCTCCTGCTCCTCGGTCAGCGTATGGTCCCGCCACCGTTCGACCGCTCCGCCGCCGTCGTCGGGCAGGACCTCGCGCCGCCCGGAGGGAATCATGGCCGCCAGCGCCTCGCCGACCGCGCACAGGTAGGTGTCCGCCACCCACCGGGCCAGGTCCAGCAGCGCGTCGTCGAACACCGGCTGCGCGTCGACGCGGCGCGCTATGGCGCGCAACTCCACGCCGGCCGGAGGGAGGCGCGGCGTGCCCACCACGAAGCCGGTGACCCGTCGCCTGCCGAATGGAGCCACGACGCGCACGCCACTGGTGGTTTCGCCGTCGTCCAGGTCGAGATAGGTGAACGACTGTTGCACGGGAAGGTTGAACGCAACCTGCAGGTAGCGGGGCACGCGTGCTCCGTCAGTCCGGTCAGCCGTCGCCGGGCGGCGCGGACGCGCGGTCGGTGGCGTGCGCCGCGGTTCCCGTTCCGGAGGCGGGTGCGCCGGGTTCGGCAAGCAGGTGCTGCAGGCGGCGCAGGTCGTCCCACACCGCACGCCGCAGCGACTGGTTGCGCAGCACGCCGCTCGGGTGGTAGGTCGCTACCAGCGGTACGGGGTGCGCCAGCCCGGGAATCCGGTAGGAGTGGGTCCGCAGACGCAACGCGGCCATCGTGGCGGCCTGCCCGGTGAGCAATTGGCCCGCGATCCGGCCGACGGTCAGTATGGCGCGCGGTGCGAGCAGCCGCATCTGGCGCTGCAGGAACGGCAGGCAGGCCTGCGACTCGTCGCCGGCGGGATCGCGGTTGTGCGGCGGCCGGCACTTCACCACGTTGGTAATGAAGCAGTTGTCGGTGCGCCTCAACTCGATCGCCTCCAGCCAGCGGTCCAGGTACTCCCCGGCCCGGCCCACGAACGGCCTGCCGGTGCGATCCTCGTCGTAGCCCGGCCCCTCGCCGACCACCAGCACCAAGGGCTGCGCCGCCCCCTCTCCCGGCACCGTGCGCGTGCGCCCTTCGCACAGCCCGCACGCGCGGCAGGCCGCGACCTCGCCGGCCACCGCGTCCAGGCTGTCTGCGCGCGCGACCTCCGCGGCCGGCGCCGGCGCAGGCGCCGTTTTCCGGGTCGGGAACCGCACCGGCGGCGGATCGCCCACCGTGCGTTCGCCGCCGGTATAGTAGTCCTCGATCAGACTCAGCAGGCGCCAGTAGCGCTGGTCAAGCGTCATGGGTCGGGAGTAAGGGGAGGATACCACACGCGCTCCAGGAACAGGCCGCGCGCCGGCGCCGTCCGGCCCACCTCGGCGCGGCGCCGGCCCGCGATCAGCCTGCGCACGTCGCTGGCGGGAGCGTCCATGGCGGCCAGCTCCAGCAGCGTGCCCACGACGCTGCGCACCATCTTCCACAGGAACGAGGTGGCGACGATTTGGAACACCACGTACGGAGGCGATGGGTGGAACGAGGCGCTGATCACCCGTCGAACCTTGCTCGGGCTCGGATCCCTGGCTGCCGCGAACACCGTGAAGTCATGTTCGCCGACCAGAAATCCGGCGGCCCGGTTCAGTTGACGGAGATCGAGCCGTTGGCGAACGTGGTAGCAGTAGCGGCGCAGGTGCGGAAGCCCGACGCCGCCGCACAGCAACTGGTAGCGATAGCCGCGCGCCAGCGCGCTGCGACGCGCGTCGAACCGTGCCGCAACGGGACACGCCGCGAGCACGCGCACGTCCGGCGGCAGGTAGGAGTTGATGGCCACCGCCCAGCGCTCGGCAGGAAACGTCATCGGGGCGCTGAAGTTTGCCACCTGGCCGGTCGCATGTACTCCCGAGTCGGTGCGCCCGGCCGCCCGCACGCGCACCGGGCGGTCCAGCATCCGCGCCAGGGCCGCCTCCAGCACGCCCTGGACGGTGCGTTCCTCGTTCTGCACCTGCCAGCCGGCGAAGTCGGTGCCGTCGTAGGCCAGGGTGAGCTTCACGTTGGCATCCCCGGACGCGACCGACCCGCGACCGCCCGGTGCCGTGGGCCGATCGGCGGCGCGACCGGTCACCCG contains these protein-coding regions:
- a CDS encoding PASTA domain-containing protein; the encoded protein is MSSAPDRRRSGRGGFLFTVAVSALLVASGLVAFFVVVRGEEQTLVPDVIADDLLDALVLLQEKALAPRVEGRFSSDHPKWQVIEQDPQAGTLVKAGRPVLLVVSQGPIVDRVGHYVGRDLEEVRLELQTAFASYRALIKIREPVARITDPAPAGTILVQNPPADTPVVGEMMLELVVSKGPGGDLIELGDYVGRPALEVRDELAALNLPFVFRMRAAREGDPPGSIVSQSPPAGQEIPYSSIVQLEMTVPGEVEEGMVFGLVESSLPKYPILVDLKLEVITPGETRTVLQTKHPGGPIAIPYVEPEDGQLVLSMFGDEILTQPTR
- the fmt gene encoding methionyl-tRNA formyltransferase, giving the protein MRIVFAGTPEFAVPAFDVLAREELCAVLTAPDRPAGRRGTPQAPPVKRRAAERGLPVLQPDRIGRSFSAELSALQPDLLVAVAYGKIFRPYFLDLFPRGGVNVHPSLLPELRGPAPIPAAILAGMERTGVTVQRLAAAVDAGDILVQREVALRPTDTSASLATRLARIGAELLREAVDAIAAGRERARPQDESAATWCGLLAKEQGRIDWRQPATAIERAVRAYQPWPRAYTTWSGRGLTILAAAPAESGTALPAGAPGEVVAVDKRRGILVRAGRQGLWVRELQLHGKKPLHWQAFANGHPGIAGARLGE
- the def gene encoding peptide deformylase, whose protein sequence is MLEVVTLGHPALRRRADPVPEVTPELRRLADDMLAVMKHHEGIGLAATQVNRMVRLFVTRAPEDRERVFINPEIVRTGIEIESREEGCLSIPGPRADVERPAHVRVQARNRRGRLFSLEAEGMLARVIQHELDHLNGTLFIDHLSDEERERVCREYAEGAEASVEDAD
- the priA gene encoding primosomal protein N'; translation: MPRYLQVAFNLPVQQSFTYLDLDDGETTSGVRVVAPFGRRRVTGFVVGTPRLPPAGVELRAIARRVDAQPVFDDALLDLARWVADTYLCAVGEALAAMIPSGRREVLPDDGGGAVERWRDHTLTEEQEHAVAALTAPDARHAAGGAQPPRFYLRGVTGSGKTAVFMAAAKRVVAAGRGVIYLVPEIALTHQVVDQFGDVFGDRVAVIHSALTPSQRLQQWTRIRRGAARVVIGARSAVFAPLRNLGLLVIDEEHETSYKAGATPRYHARQVAMHRCSSEGATLVMGSATPSLEALHHMRRGVLRRLDLTRRPGGARMPSVEVVEMKGRPGPLSERLVDEIRSAAAAGRQSILFLNRRGFSYFFHCRSCGFEMRCVRCSVSLTYHKASRVMLCHYCGYRTAPLRVCPECASLDIGYGGFGTQRVEEELAAALPGVRVQRLDTDALRDRGELRDVLSRFRSGAVDVLVGTQMVAKGLNFPAVRLVGIINADTGLHLPDFRAAERTFNLIVQVAGRAGRSLPDGRVLVQTYQADRPAIRLAVEGRSDEFYRREIATRRDTGFPPFARLIRLVFRSRSKQRAHAAATSFSEHLERGRGAAADGEMLGPVECPIERIAGSYRFHLLLRHRTIGPLHRWVKRAWLTFKSPAGTHLEIDVDPTSVL
- a CDS encoding uracil-DNA glycosylase, with protein sequence MTLDQRYWRLLSLIEDYYTGGERTVGDPPPVRFPTRKTAPAPAPAAEVARADSLDAVAGEVAACRACGLCEGRTRTVPGEGAAQPLVLVVGEGPGYDEDRTGRPFVGRAGEYLDRWLEAIELRRTDNCFITNVVKCRPPHNRDPAGDESQACLPFLQRQMRLLAPRAILTVGRIAGQLLTGQAATMAALRLRTHSYRIPGLAHPVPLVATYHPSGVLRNQSLRRAVWDDLRRLQHLLAEPGAPASGTGTAAHATDRASAPPGDG
- the truA gene encoding tRNA pseudouridine(38-40) synthase TruA yields the protein MKLTLAYDGTDFAGWQVQNEERTVQGVLEAALARMLDRPVRVRAAGRTDSGVHATGQVANFSAPMTFPAERWAVAINSYLPPDVRVLAACPVAARFDARRSALARGYRYQLLCGGVGLPHLRRYCYHVRQRLDLRQLNRAAGFLVGEHDFTVFAAARDPSPSKVRRVISASFHPSPPYVVFQIVATSFLWKMVRSVVGTLLELAAMDAPASDVRRLIAGRRRAEVGRTAPARGLFLERVWYPPLTPDP